One part of the Mobula birostris isolate sMobBir1 chromosome 17, sMobBir1.hap1, whole genome shotgun sequence genome encodes these proteins:
- the anxa1a gene encoding annexin A1a, with protein MTTNIISQLLLNAKYRPHPSSLDGATVRPFPGFDPNADATALNNALNAKGVDEDTIIDILTTRTNCQRQQIAAAYQQAVGKQLRDVIKSSLSKKLETVALDLLKTPAQYDAHQMYYAMKGLGTDEGTLVEILVTRGNKEKNDLIKAYKEEFKKDLAEKIKGDTSGAFQKALLMLLESTRDESNEVDHDLADDDARALYEAGEKQKGTDVDTFVKLLSSRNTEHLKTVFERYTKYSPHDVGKALDLELKGDIENLLISLVKCIGNRPAYFAERLQASMKGYGTDDNTLIRIVVSRSEVDLKDIKVEYKAKFGKTLNTAIKDETKGDYEKILLSLCGSNE; from the exons ATGACAACAAACATTATCAGTCAACTCCTCCTGAATGCCAAATATCGCCCTCAC CCTTCTTCCCTTGATGGAGCAACCGTTAGACCATTTCCTGGCTTTGACCCAAATGCTGATGCAACTGCATTAAATAATGCACTCAATGCAAAAG GTGTGGATGAAGATACAATCATAGACATTTTGACAACACGAACTAATTGTCAACGGCAACAAATAGCAGCAGCTTATCAACAAGCTGTTGGAAAG CAACTCAGAGATGTCATTAAGAGCAGTCTGTCCAAGAAGTTAGAGACAGTGGCTCTTGATCTGCTGAAAACTCCAGCTCAGTATGATGCACATCAGATGTATTATGCTATGAAG GGTCTAGGTACTGATGAAGGTACATTGGTGGAAATACTTGTAACCAGGGGCAACAAGGAGAAAAATGACTTGATTAAAGCTTACAAAGAAG AATTTAAGAAAGatctggcagaaaaaataaaaggTGATACATCTGGAGCATTTCAAAAAGCTTTGCTCATGCTACTTGAG TCAACCAGAGATGAAAGTAATGAAGTGGATCATGATCTTGCTGATGATGATGCAAGG GCTTTGTATGAAGCTGGTGAAAAACAGAAAGGGACAGATGTTGACACATTCGTTAAACTTCTGTCGAGCAGGAACACTGAGCATCTAAAAACTG TGTTTGAGAGGTACACAAAGTACAGTCCACATGATGTGGGCAAGGCCTTGGATCTTGAGCTGAAAGGGGACATAGAAAATTTACTAATATCTTTGG TAAAATGCATTGGCAATAGACCAGCCTACTTTGCTGAGAGGTTGCAAGCTTCAATGAAG GGTTATGGTACAGATGATAATACTTTGATCAGAATTGTAGTTTCCCGTTCTGAAGTGGATTTGAAGGATATTAAAGTGGAATACAAAGCTAAATTTGGAAAAACCCTTAACACTGCCATCAAG GATGAAACCAAGGGAGATTATGAGAAAATCCTGCTGTCGCTCTGTGGAAGCAATGAGTAA